The genomic DNA GAATTCGTGGTCGGATTCCTGACATTCGGTATCGGCCTCTTCTTCACACACATCGTGTGTATGATCTGGGGAGCCGTTGCAGCAAGTAATTATAATAACCGGGTGTTTGGGCAGTAAAAACACGAGTAGGTCACCGCGATATGTGCGGTGGCCTTTTTGCTGGATTTTCTCCTTATCAAAAAGTGTATAGGTGTTCATGGTCATCAAACAAAAAGTGCCCTGTAGGGAGACTATTCACGTCTTTCCCACAGGGCACTTTTTAGGCACTACTTTGCTTATTCCTCTGTACCCGCTTCAGCTTCTTCTTTTAAATCATCCATCGCATCTGGATAAATGATTTCATCAAACTGCTTGCCTGTCGATTTATCCTCGACGGCTACTTTGATCTTGATCTTGTCACGGTCCTTCCCGTCAAATACCTGGTACATCATCCCCGTCATCCCTACTGTGATGGAGGCAAATGCATCCATGCTGTTTTTGTAGGATTCCTCATCCGTTACCAGCATGGTGAATTCAGTGAAGTCCTTATTGTAGGTGATATCTTCGATGGACTCAAAGCCGTCCTTTGCTTCATCAATAGACTCTTCCATACCCTTAGCCATTTCTTTCATCATCTTTTTATGATCCGCTTTGGACATGACGTATGTCAGGGAGCCGTCATCGTTCTTCTTGACTTCCTTCACGCCTTCTTCCTTCGCCTGTTTTATCATATCATCGACATCTTGCCCTTCGGTGAACTCAGCCGGTAATGTAATTTCCACGTTCAAAAGACCCTTTTTCACTACTTTTTCTTCCTTTTCATCTTTCTTTGTATCTGCTTTCCCGCTGCTGTCAGATGACGAGCATCCCGCCAGCAATAGAGCAAGAACAAGCATGCCCACCGCTAATTTCTTCATATTCCTTCACTCCCTATTTTTGGTTGCATTTTACACACATTGACCATTCTAGAGATTCTGGATAGGTTTGTAAATAGGGACTTTGGGATGATTTCAGCGCTTTACTACGATGCATTCTCACATGGAAAACTACCTGTACTTAAACGCTTATTGCTACTGATCTGCCCATCACTTTCAGAATAAGTACCCATCCTAAATATCCCAAAAACCCCTTCAAAAAGATGGAAGAGAAGGTTTCGTTTATATAAGGACCGGGGAAAGAATACTAATTACTCTGTTCGTTCTTAAAGGAGGGGATTTTCGTGAACCGGGAAGAAGCACTTGAAAGGCTGGAGGAAGTCGAGTACCTCCTGAAAGAGGTCGAGCACTGCGAGGCGATCATTGTGAAGAGGCGGCGCATGACGGGGATTCTGTTCTTGTTACTGTGGACGATCGGCATCCTGTCACTGTTTTATTTCGTCTTATTACCTGTACTCGATATGCTCTGGATTTCCCTTCATGCGAAATTCTTCCATACAATGGACATCGCCCTCAGCTCGTATCCGTTCATCACCTTCACCATCGTCATCATTCCGACGATCTATAACGGACTGAAGATCTCAAGGGCCAATGAAGCAGCCGTCCTGTCGGCGCAGGAAACCATCAACACCCATTTCTCCCAGGCAGCCGACCTGCTCCCCCTTCCACCCGAGCTGCAGTACTCGGACGAAATCCCCGTCCTGAAGGACTTTTTGTATCTTGAGCAGGCCGACACCATCGAGGAGGCCATTGATATGCGAATCAGTGCCCTTCCCCCTTCCTCTGAGGAGGAAAAAGAAATCACTGTTCCCACCTTGATCGGGCAGTCCGCCCCCTGCCTGTCAGACAAAAGAAATGAGTGAAGACCTTCTAATTTAGCGGAGGTCTTTTTTTGTTAAAGACTTTGTTAAAGCTTAATGTTGTTTTTTATTATGACAAAAACACTTCTATTTTTTGTAAGTGTTTTCTTTGGTTTACTAAACTCCAAATTGTTTTAAATGATGGTCAAGGTGCTTATAAATTCCTTTTCCCCATTGCTCAGAAGTAAGTTTCCCGAAAAAAGGATGTGGGTGATTTGCACACTCTTGAGTACCCTTATTTTGAAAATTTATAATTTTTTGTTTTAATTTCTCCTTTTCTGTATCAAATTCTCTTTCATCTACAATCAAAATTGTAGGGATTGTGGACATATTTCGGGGTAATGGCTTGTCATTATATAAAATTGGTTTCACAAACTTCCCAATTAATCTCCCTAATAAACCTCTCGAAGGAAAAGTGTTTCCCATTGCAATGTCTTGAAAGGATGAACAATGTGCCAGCATTTTTGCAACATCCATATTGCCCCATTGTGGTTTGGAATTTGGGCTTAAATTGTTGATTCTATTTAGAATTTCTTCTGCGTGCGACTGATTAAAAATATCCTTCATTTTTGTGCCCCCTTTGCATATTTGTTACCACATATCCCTAATTAATTGTTCATCTATACTGCTCCGTTAGTTGAATAAAGAGTATGCTTATTGTGAATTTAAATAACCTCAGTTTATCAAATGTTTCAACAATTAGAATTAAATCCTCTTTTAATTATCATATCATTGACCGTAACTTCGTTAAGTTGATGTTGGATACTTTGCAAGGTAGTTATAAAGGTACTTAGTTGCCACGCCGTTAAATCTCTGTATCCATCTTTTCAGTTTACTGTGATAACTGTTGACGTTTTGAATATGATAAAGACCCTTTGTGCGGACCTTTCCGTCTGATTTGAATTGATAAATGGCCATACATTTGTTAGTAGCGTATTTGCCGTTCAGAAAACTCTTGTAAAGTGTTTCCTGTTGAAGATGAGGCAGTGAGAGCATCTATGAGAAATGCTCGCAGTCCTTGTTTTTCTGTTGAGAATATCTGTCGTTCTCATTTTCATCACCAGCCTTTAGTTGTTACCCTCATTGTAGAACGAATGTTCTAAAAATTCAATTATTAACAACAGTCTTTAACATAGCCTTGTTAAAAATAGCTTAGGCACGACTGGATCATCACACCCTAAAAAATGTTCTGTGGTCAAATAAATTGCAATTATGGAGCTGCAAAGAAAGGCGCCTTTTCCTTGTTCCACTATGTCACGGTAAATTTTTTGTTTTACTCCTCAAAAAAGCTCCCTTATACAGGGAGCTTTAATTACTTACCTTTCCCTCATCACCCAACCAAAGTACCCGTCAGAATAATCCGTTGGGTGCCGTCGAGGGTGCAGGTGACGAGGGTGATTTGATTTTTGTTTGGTTGATCGTCCAGGACGTGGGTGTCGGTGGGATCGATGATGGTGGTGCTGTCGATGATGTATTCGTATGTGGTGCTGCCCTGGTGGAGGAGGACCTTTTCGCCGGCTTCGACTTCAGGAAGCTGGCGGAAGTGACGGTCTCCCCTGTACCCCCTGTGCCCGGCGATGGTGAAGTTGCCTTTGCCGGGGGTTTGGTCCGATTTGATCTGGGTTAGGGCGATGCTGAGGTTTTCTTGGGTCGGTTCGGGCAGGACCTTTTCCTTCAGGTCGATGGCCGGGATTTCGAGTTCCAGGACATCCTTCAGCTGATCCTCTGACACCGATAAGTTCCGGACGCTTGAGAGATCGACCGGTTCTCCTTCTGCCCGTTCGATAAGGGAAAGGGCCTCTTCCAGAGCGGCTACTTCTTTATCCTTTTGCCATTCATACACGAATGGGATGGAGAGCAGGATGAGTCCGATCAGTACAAGGGACAGTCCTGCCTTTGTTTTTTTCTTCATGGGCTCATCCTCCACTAGTCAGATCACTCTTCGATTCCGCGTTTCCTTCTGGCCGTGATGACGATCGTTCCTGCCGAGATGAACAGGAGACCTGCGTACATGAGGTAGCGCATCCACTCTTCACCGGTGTACGGCAGGGTGTTTTTCGGTGTGCCGGATGGGGTTGAGTCCATCGGGGTCCCGCTTGCAGGTTCGGATGGTCCGGATGGCTTGGTCGGTGTTGTCGGTTTTTCCGGTTCTTCTGGTACAGGCGGCTTTTCTTTGGCATCGTTTTTGACCACAATCGTGATCACGCCTTCTTGCCCTACTTCCACTGTGAATGGAATCGGCTCATCCGATGCGACATAGCCGTCCGGTGCTTTGGTTTCCACCAGGCTGTAGGTGCCTGGCACCAGTCCTTCTA from Rossellomorea marisflavi includes the following:
- a CDS encoding DUF1569 domain-containing protein; the protein is MKDIFNQSHAEEILNRINNLSPNSKPQWGNMDVAKMLAHCSSFQDIAMGNTFPSRGLLGRLIGKFVKPILYNDKPLPRNMSTIPTILIVDEREFDTEKEKLKQKIINFQNKGTQECANHPHPFFGKLTSEQWGKGIYKHLDHHLKQFGV
- a CDS encoding class D sortase; this translates as MKKKTKAGLSLVLIGLILLSIPFVYEWQKDKEVAALEEALSLIERAEGEPVDLSSVRNLSVSEDQLKDVLELEIPAIDLKEKVLPEPTQENLSIALTQIKSDQTPGKGNFTIAGHRGYRGDRHFRQLPEVEAGEKVLLHQGSTTYEYIIDSTTIIDPTDTHVLDDQPNKNQITLVTCTLDGTQRIILTGTLVG